The Lentisphaera araneosa HTCC2155 region CCGCTCAGGGGACTTTAAATACATTCGCAACTTTTATCCAAAGCGCCCTCATCTCCAGCCTTGTCAGTATAAAGATGGGAAGCCATGGATGCCCGTCCTTCGACAATTACAGGCCGAAGGTAAATTAAATGATCTACAGGAAAAGCTTCTTTTTTCTCCTACCCGACCTGAGGAAGAGCTTTATGAATTATCTTCAGACAAATGGGAGCTGAAAAATCTCGCAGGCGACCCGAAGTATAAAAATAAATTGCAGGAGATGCGCTGTATATTGGCCAACTGGATTATCGAATCAGATGACCAAGGACGTTTTCCTGAAGCTGAAGAACAATACGATAGTGACATGGCCGCAACCAGAAAATCAGAGATAAAAGACAAAAACATGGCTCTGATGAAAAAATGGCAATCTGAAGGTAAGTGAAATATTGAATGTGCTTTGAACTGAGTTAAATCGGTGGAATAGCAAAGGCTTTTTCTTATCTACATTGAGTTCGGTCAGACCTACGGCCCTTGAGTATTGTCATCTAATTTTGATCATGCAGCTAGCGCTGCATGCTAGCGTCGGTCGGACCGCTGGCCCTAAGGGCTGGAAGCCCGATCTATTCCAGCGTGGGGTGCAGCCCCACGACAGGAATGCATATAAAAAATCAAGGTGCAGCGCACCGACCGACCCCAGCGTGACCGTAGACATATAAAGTCTGATCAGATTGGATAAAATTTGTATTCAATTTTTATTTGTCGTAAATTCTGAAAAAATTGAGGAGTTTAATAATGGGGAAGTCATTATCTCAAATTTATATTCATACTATTTTTCATATAAGCTTTAGTGATCCTGTGAAAATACCTAATTCACTACAAGATGATTTACATAAATATATAGCGGGACATTGTAAATCCGAGAGTTGTATACCTATACTTATTAATGGTACAGAAGACCATATTCATTTATTGACTTCTTTATCGAAATCAATAAGTGCTTCATCCTTCGTTAATAAAATTAAAAGTACTTCTTCCAAGTGGATAAAATCTAATTCGCATGAGCATGGTTTAATTTTGAAGAAATTTTCATGGCAAAAGGGCTATGGAGTTTTTTCTGTAAGCCCGAGTATTTTAGATAAGGTGAAAGCCTATGTAGAAAATCAACAAGAGCATCACAAACGCATGACTTTTAAAGAAGAATACATGATGTTTCTTGAGCAGTATAAAATTGATTTAGATGATGAGAAATATTTGTGGGTTGATTGAATACTTTGGTCGGTCGGACCTCCGGCCCTTGAGTGTAGGAATATGTTTAGTCATGCACCTAGCGGTGCATGCTGGCATCGGTCGGACCTCCGGCCCTAGGGCTATAAGCCCGCTCTAATTCAGCGTGGGGTGTAGCCCCACGACAGGAATGCATATAAAAAATAAAGGTGCAGCGCACCGACCGAACCCAGCGTGGGGTGTAGCCCCACGACAGGAATGCATATAAAAAATAAAGGTGCAGCGCACCGACCGAACCCAGCGTGGGGTGTAGCCCCACGATTAGAATGCTGATATAAAATCAAGGTGCAGCGCACCGACCGAGTTCAAAAAAAATATAAATCCTTCCGTGTTGTTTGGTGATATTTCGTGGTAAAAATTACTTAGATTTATTTCTGTAATGATTAAAAATATCGAACCACTAAAGAGCACGGAAAAGCACAAAAATCCTAATGACTTTGCATAAGTAATACGATTGCGATCTATGCGCCGTTCCTTCAGAACGGAATGGGACTTAAATGTAAGGTCCTATGGTTAAAAACCATAGGCTGAATTATGCTTCGTGCCTTTGGCACAATTACAGTTGAATGCTTTAGCTTTGAATAAAAATGCTTGCCAAAACCTTATGTTTCTTCGTGAAACCTTGAGCGTAGCGCTACCTTAAGCCGACAGGCGCCACCTTGAACCTAATAGATTTAACTTCATTAACAGAATTAAAAGCGACGTTTTCTGATCAGCAGACCCTTGAGTTTTTTCTCGGGGATAGCGGTGTAAACTTCGAATTGAACGGATTCGTGATGCTTGGGGTTATTGCGTTGGTTGGCACTATCGAGAATGACTCCTTCAGCCGTAAAGGTATTATAACCGGGTGGGATATCCCAGGCAATAACGGATGTTGCGTGAGCCGCAATTCCAATGGGGTAATCTATACCATTGACGCGCAAGGGACCGCCATATATGCCACCATTCACTTCGACCTCAGCATAACCAGCTTTAGTAATTTTCATGGGAAGTTCAGTGAGGCTGAGTTCACCTGCGGGGCCAATGATTTTTGGGTCAATCCATGCTGAGTGGTCATGATTTTGGCCATTGCCACCGTTACTGACCACTAGATAGAGTGAGCGGGCGCCATGGAGTTCAACTTCGATGTCAGTCTTTTTGTCGGGTGTGAAGTAGGTGACAAGTGGACTCTTGTAAAGTGGCTTAGTGTTTCTGTTGAGTTCTAGAGATTCGTCTTGGCTAGCTGAGGCATAGTGATCGGCTTCGACCATAACGGATTTTTCGCTTTTAATTTTGTTATAGCGTACAGCACCTTCGGTAACATCCAGTAATGAGGAGACATTTGAAGAGGATAGGGTGAATTGCGTGCCAATAACCTCACATTCTGAGTGCTCGGTGGTGATGATCATGTCTTTGCCGAGTGGCTGCTTTGCGATGTCCGCATCGAGCACGCCTGAGAAGAGCTCGACGCGTTTTTGACCTTTTATATCGCTAAGACGCACAAAGGACTGGCTGGAAAGTTTAAGCGTGGAGCCATCCAGGTACTTCATGCCCAAAGAACTTTCATTCTGGACGTAGATTTGATCCTTGCTATAGAGTGGGTCGCCTTTGCGGATGTTGACTTTTTCTTTTCCGCGCAAGACAAAGCTATCGAAGCCCACTTTATCCACATGGCCAATCAAGACTGGGGGAGCTTCGGCTACTTTTGCGGGGGTGAGGATAAAAAAGAGAATGGGGATGAGAATGATTTGCGCTGCCACTGCTCGTTTAAACCAAACGGGGAATTTGTGAACCTTGGGCTCGGGAAGTTTTTCCATAATCTGATCTTCCATGCCGGAAGTATCAATTTCCAAGTGGTTCATGATTTCTTCTTCGAGGGCATGAAATTTAGGGCGCTGGGAAGTGAAGATGAGGCCCTTGATTTCCATGGCGAGGTTGAGTTCTTGGACGAGCTCGGGGTCTTCTCGTAATTCTTCTAGGAAGCTGATGAGTTCCTGTTCGGAAAGCTCCCCATCCATATATTTTTCGATGGTGAGTTTTTGCTGATTATTCATGACGGAGTTCTGCGCTTAGGCAGTCCTTGATATTTTTTCTGATTCTAAAGAGTTTTGAGCTGATGGCGTTTTCGGTACTATTAAGGCGCTCGGCTAAGCTAATCACAGTTTCGTTAGTGTAGTAACGGGATTTGATGATTTCCAAGGCATCTTCGGGGAGTTTGGCAATACAGCTCTGGATATGCTCCAGCTTGCGTTCACGATCGGGGTCTTCGTCACAAACTTCGGCGACGAGATTTTGGATTTCTTCCTCAAAGGCAAATTTGAGATTTTTCTTAGAATAAGTCTTTCTCAAATGAGAGTTGAGTTTATTTCGAGCAATGGTGAAAAACCAGGTGCGGAAGTCGTATTTGGGATCAAACTTTTCAATTGATTGAAAAACGGCAATAAAGATTTCCTGTGATAAGTCTTCCACAAGGTGGAAATCGCTGAGGCGCCCCGCCAAGTAAGAGCGCAGAGAGGGGGCGAGTTGACGCACGAGTAGGCGGTACTTATCCGTATCCCCTTGGCGTATCTCATTAATTAATTCATTCATATAGGCGTCCCGTAAACTTTATTACTTTATAAAAGATTTCGCGAGGGAATGCAAATCTTGCGGTGCTTAATATAAAAAAAGACGTATTATTTTTAGTGATTACCTAGTTGACGATTCAATATGACCTATGCGCCGTTCCTTTAGAACGGGATGGGGCTTAAAATTTAGGTCCTATGGTTAAAACACATAGGCTGAGTTATGCTTCGTGCCTTCGGCACGGTCAGTCTCTTTACTGGTACAGCTATTATTGGGGTAGTGATAGGTGGATAAACATATATGATTTACTATACACAAAAAAAGAGCTCTCCGTTGAGGAGAGCTCTTTTTAAAGGTAAAACTTAAATTATTTGTCGCTATCTACCATGGAGTAGAATTGCTCAAATAAGTAGAAGGGATCGTGGGGGCCAGGAGCCGCTTCTGGATGGTATTGAACTGCAAACATCTTTTCAGATTTATGGCGAATACCCGCAACTGTATCATCGTTTAAGTTAATGTGAGTCACTTCGATGAGTTCGTCATTGATTGAGTCAGGGTCAATGGCGAAGTTGTGGTTCTGTGAGCTGATTTCAATTGTACCCTTGAGAAGGTTTTTTACTGGATGGTTACAACCGTGGTGACCAAACTTGAGCTTATAAGTGGTCGCACCAGAAGCGAGACCTAAGATCTGGTGGCCTAAGCAAATGCCCATGATGGGGTATTTGCCAATGAGTTCTTTAGCTGCATCAACAGCGTAAGTCACCGCTTTCGGGTCAGCAGGACCATTTGAGAAGAATACGGCGTCGGGATTCATTGCAATCACTTCGCTAGCGGGAGTTTTTGCAGGAACAACTGTGACTTTAAAACCACTGCGTCTAAGGCCACGGAGAATATTCCATTTGATACCGAAGTCGTAGGCAACGAGCTTGTATTTAGCTTCTGGAAGTTCATCGCCAGTTCCCCAAGATGATGAGATTGAATCATCTGGATCCCATTCGAAAACTTCATCACAACTTACTTTTGCGGCGTAGTCTTGGCCTTCGAGACCTTCCCAGTTTTTAGCAAGTTCGATAGCTTCGGCTTCGCTTACTGAACCATCTGAACAGATGTAACTCTTCATAGCGCCGTCAGTACGGAGTTTGAGAGTGAGTGCGCGTGTGTCAATACCAGCAAGAGCGGGGATGCCGTTATCTTTTAGGAATTGAGAAAGCTTATTATCACTTCTCCAGTTACTATCATCATTCGGGTTGTGGATGATTAAGCCGTTTGAAAAAGTCTTTCTAGCTTCCATATCGACAGGAGTCGTACCATAATTGCCCATTTCAGGGTAAGTCATACAAATGAATTGGCCAGCGTAAGAAGGGTCAGATAAGATTTCTTGATAACCAGTCATGCCAGTGTTAAATACAGTTTCACCTAAGCAGTTTTTATCTGCTCCGATGGAGTAGCCTCTGAAGATCGTGCCGTCTTCAAGTGCGAGAAAGGCTTGCTTTTCTCTTTGAACTTTCCAATTCCAACTTTGACTCATTGAATATGTCACCTTATTTTTCTATTAATTGTTGGGAATCTAAACGCAAGTCATATTTTTTCCAGTTGCTTTTATGGCTCCTTTAGGAGTAAAAAAAATATCTTCTTAAAGGGATGAAGTTTATGAAAAATAAATATGTAAAAAGGCTAATCTGTTTAGCATTGATAAGTGGTCTTTTTAGTTCTTGCTCAACGGGTGAAATTCAATTGGAAAAGACAGAGTTTAAGTTCATGGCTTTAGTTGGCCACTTAGATCAAGATATGATTGAAAAACCTCGTGAAGATATAGATGTTTTTCTCTTGAATCAGGTGATCACTGAAAAAGAGCGTGAATCTGCTTTGGACGCAGGTTACTTTGTCTTTAGTGATGATCGTGAGGTTACACTTATTTCCCGTCGACCTTATGTTAAATATAAGCGTTGGCTGATGTCGACTTTGCCTGGTAAGCAAGTGCCGGGTGTGATTTATCAATTGTCTTATACTTTCTCAGGTGAGCGTGATTTGGAAGTGTTTGTTGTCACGCTTAATGACCAAGTGGATATTAAGGATGTGGCCCAACGGTCGGAAACGATTGATCAGCTTTATTTATCAATTTCAGGCTCGGCGATGTTGATTATTTCTTCTGATGACGATGAATACACCGATGTTTTAAAGCGAAGAATAGCGAGATGGAAAGATGCAGGAGTTGACGGGGGGGATTATACAATGTATTTCTCTAATGTGAGAGATTGGGAAGTCGATAGTGAACCTTTACCAAAATTGTTAGGGCGCTACATTGAAGCAGAGTCTCATCAGAAAAAAATATTGAGTACAAGAAAATGAAGTTAGCTACAGTAATATTAAGTCTTTTTTTAGCTTTGACGATTCAGAGTCAGAGTGTTTTACGTGAAGGTTATATCATTAAGGTGAATAAGCCCGATTCCATTAAAGTGGTGGATCGCTCGGGTGAGCTTACGACTTTACGTCCAGCGAAGGGCAATAAATTTGTCGTACTCAATTTTATCCTTAGCGAAGGCCGCAGTCTTGGTAA contains the following coding sequences:
- the tnpA gene encoding IS200/IS605 family transposase translates to MGKSLSQIYIHTIFHISFSDPVKIPNSLQDDLHKYIAGHCKSESCIPILINGTEDHIHLLTSLSKSISASSFVNKIKSTSSKWIKSNSHEHGLILKKFSWQKGYGVFSVSPSILDKVKAYVENQQEHHKRMTFKEEYMMFLEQYKIDLDDEKYLWVD
- a CDS encoding NPCBM/NEW2 domain-containing protein; this translates as MNNQQKLTIEKYMDGELSEQELISFLEELREDPELVQELNLAMEIKGLIFTSQRPKFHALEEEIMNHLEIDTSGMEDQIMEKLPEPKVHKFPVWFKRAVAAQIILIPILFFILTPAKVAEAPPVLIGHVDKVGFDSFVLRGKEKVNIRKGDPLYSKDQIYVQNESSLGMKYLDGSTLKLSSQSFVRLSDIKGQKRVELFSGVLDADIAKQPLGKDMIITTEHSECEVIGTQFTLSSSNVSSLLDVTEGAVRYNKIKSEKSVMVEADHYASASQDESLELNRNTKPLYKSPLVTYFTPDKKTDIEVELHGARSLYLVVSNGGNGQNHDHSAWIDPKIIGPAGELSLTELPMKITKAGYAEVEVNGGIYGGPLRVNGIDYPIGIAAHATSVIAWDIPPGYNTFTAEGVILDSANQRNNPKHHESVQFEVYTAIPEKKLKGLLIRKRRF
- a CDS encoding RNA polymerase sigma factor yields the protein MNELINEIRQGDTDKYRLLVRQLAPSLRSYLAGRLSDFHLVEDLSQEIFIAVFQSIEKFDPKYDFRTWFFTIARNKLNSHLRKTYSKKNLKFAFEEEIQNLVAEVCDEDPDRERKLEHIQSCIAKLPEDALEIIKSRYYTNETVISLAERLNSTENAISSKLFRIRKNIKDCLSAELRHE
- the carA gene encoding glutamine-hydrolyzing carbamoyl-phosphate synthase small subunit, giving the protein MSQSWNWKVQREKQAFLALEDGTIFRGYSIGADKNCLGETVFNTGMTGYQEILSDPSYAGQFICMTYPEMGNYGTTPVDMEARKTFSNGLIIHNPNDDSNWRSDNKLSQFLKDNGIPALAGIDTRALTLKLRTDGAMKSYICSDGSVSEAEAIELAKNWEGLEGQDYAAKVSCDEVFEWDPDDSISSSWGTGDELPEAKYKLVAYDFGIKWNILRGLRRSGFKVTVVPAKTPASEVIAMNPDAVFFSNGPADPKAVTYAVDAAKELIGKYPIMGICLGHQILGLASGATTYKLKFGHHGCNHPVKNLLKGTIEISSQNHNFAIDPDSINDELIEVTHINLNDDTVAGIRHKSEKMFAVQYHPEAAPGPHDPFYLFEQFYSMVDSDK